GCTTAATATTGGCTTGGGGATGGAGACAACATCAGTTAAGAAAAAATAATTCTATCAACTTCTGTTCAATTCTTGATCAGGAGTAACACCCTTTAACCAAACGATAAATGTAGTTCCCCTAGGAGTATTCCCACGAGAAAGCATATCCTTGGAGACCCAAACCGAATTAACCGGAGAGAACACTTCAATTTTTCCCTGCATTTGTTCGACTAAGGTTTTGGCGATCGCTAACCCTAACCCTGTCCCCGGAATTTCAGAACGTCCTTGGACACCCCGATAGTGACGTTCAAATAAATGGGTTAAATCTTCGGGTGGAATACCGGGGCCAGTATCACTAATGCCAATTCCCACTTGTCGGGGTTGAGATTTGCGTTTTTGAGTTAGTCGCACTCGAATACAAAGTTTTCCGCCCGGTGGAGTATATTTTAAGGCATTATCGAGGAGGTTACTCAAGACTTCCCGCAAGGCTTTATGATTCCCTTGGACAACGGGTAATTTAGGGGGAAGGTCAACAAAACAGTCAAGTTGTCGTTCTTCGGCGATGGCTTGGGTTGATAAAATTAACGGTTGTAAGACCTCAGATAACTCTAACCATTCGAGTTCATCCCAGGCGGGTAACAAAGTTAACATTGAGGACGTAGACGTGGCTTCTTCCCCAGGAGGCATGGAAACCAAGACAGAATCAACGGTTAGGGGTAAGCTTACAGCAGGTTCTGTGCGGTCTAAAGTTTGATCGGCTTGTTGTAACAATTCTTGAATGCGATCGCTCTCTCGTAAAATACTATTGGCAATCGGATAATTTTTATCGTCGGGTAACAACCGCTTTAATAATAATTTTCCAAAGGTACGCACCGCCGTGAGGGGACTTTTAAGTTGATGAAAGATATTATGAAGGGCATCGGCTTGTT
This DNA window, taken from Planktothrix sp. FACHB-1365, encodes the following:
- a CDS encoding sensor histidine kinase KdpD; the protein is MLTASSEFVQLCRTQLSLTASLGASLSVVYLAEAWVDEEHQKLIPIATYPETSLEDLDIPGLMRFPTMLTPTLPRLLTTEEITKTRILLPAVDINDFIEAEAHREQPLEEEKSWQQRSQTVLPLIQEEVVLGFLVTGRNDRSWNPEEYGQLQGIAHTLALGCILDQRSQWFQQQLSQQQHLQAQQADALHNIFHQLKSPLTAVRTFGKLLLKRLLPDDKNYPIANSILRESDRIQELLQQADQTLDRTEPAVSLPLTVDSVLVSMPPGEEATSTSSMLTLLPAWDELEWLELSEVLQPLILSTQAIAEERQLDCFVDLPPKLPVVQGNHKALREVLSNLLDNALKYTPPGGKLCIRVRLTQKRKSQPRQVGIGISDTGPGIPPEDLTHLFERHYRGVQGRSEIPGTGLGLAIAKTLVEQMQGKIEVFSPVNSVWVSKDMLSRGNTPRGTTFIVWLKGVTPDQELNRS